The Solea senegalensis isolate Sse05_10M linkage group LG9, IFAPA_SoseM_1, whole genome shotgun sequence genome has a segment encoding these proteins:
- the ubr5 gene encoding E3 ubiquitin-protein ligase UBR5 isoform X4 yields the protein MTSIHFVVHPLPGTEDQLNDRLREVSEKLNKYSYNSHPHLSLLEQAPLKQCVVGPNHAGFLLEDGRVCRISFAVQPDRLELSKPDGNDGSKLSSGSGTGRSSRPGRTSDPPWFLSGSDTLGRLAGNTLGSRWSSGVNGGSGGGGSGGGAGGGGAGGGSSGGGGSGGASGGGGTSGRSSTAARDSRRQTRVIRTGRDRGSGLLGSQPQPVIPASVIPEELITQAQVVLQGKSRSVIIRELQRTNLDVNLAVNNLLSRDDEDGDDGDDTASESYLPGEDLMSLLDADIHSAHPSVIIDADAMFSEDISYFGYPSFRRSSLSRLGSSRVLLLPLERDSELLRERESVLRLRERRWLDGASFDTERGSTSREGEPSLDKKSIPVQSPVSLGEELQWWPDKDGVKFVSIGAMFSELVAVSSKGELYQWKWSEPEPYRNAQNPSIHHPRVSFLGVANEKITLLSANSIRATIATETNKVATWVDDTLSTVASKLEHSAQAFPELQGERMVSLHCCALYTCAQLENSLYWWGVVPFSQRKKMLEKARAKNKKPKSSAGISSIPNITVGTQVCLRNNPLYHAGAVAFSVSAGIPKVGVLLESVWNMNDSCRFQLRSPESLKNMEKTTKTQEIKTESKPELVKTEMGPPPSPASTCSDTSSIASSASLPYKRRRSTPAPKEEEKVNEEQWPLREVVFVEDVKNVPVGKVLKVDGAYVAVKFPGTSSSMSNQTAATPTDSDPSSLLQDCRLLRIDELQVVKTGGTPKVPDCFQRTPKKLCIPEKAEILAVNVDSKGVHAVLKTGNWVRYCIFDLATGKAEQENNFPTSNLAFLGQSERNVAIYTAGQESPIILRDGNGTIYPMAKDCMGGIRDPDWLDLPPINSLGMGVHSLANLPSNSTIKKKAAIIIMAVEKQTLMQHVLRCDYEACRQYLVNLEQAFLLDQGNQVLGALLGHRCDGNRNILHAAVSVCFPVSNKETKEEEEAERSERNTFAERLSAVEAIANAISVVSSNSSGNRTGSSSSRGLRLREMMRRSLRAAGLGRHESGPSSSDHQDPVSPPIAPPSWVPDPPPMDPDGDIDFILAPAVGSLTTASTGTSQGPSTSTIPGPSTEPSVVESKDRKANAHLILKLMCDSVVLRPHLRELLSAKDARGMTPFMLAVSGRAYPAAITVLEAAQKMAKVGDPGITEKEDADSVFMEMICPSGTNPDDSPLYVLCCNDTCSFTWTGAEHINQDIFECRTCGLLDSLCCCTECARVCHKGHDCKLKRTSPTAYCDCWEKCKCKTLIAGQKAARLDLLYRLLTATNLVTTPNSRGEHILLFLVQTVARQSVEHCQYRPPRIREDRNRKAANAEDSDMPDHDLEPPRFAQLALERVLQDWNALKSMIMFGSQENKDPLSASSRIAHLLPEEQVYLNQQSGTIRLDCFTHCLIVKCAPDITFIDTLLGTLVKELQNKYTPGRREEAVIVTRRFLRSVARVFVILSVEMASSKKKNNFIPQPIGKCRRVFQALLPYAVEELCNVAESLIVPVRMGIARPTAPFTLASTSIDAVQGSEELFSVEPLPPRPSPDQSSSSSQTAASYIIRNPQPRRSSQSQPVRGRDEEQDDIVSADVEEVEVVEGVAGEEDHHDDQEEQGEENAEAEGQHDEHDEDGSDMELDLLAAAETESDSESNHSNQDNASGRRSVVTAATAGSEAGASSVPAFFSEDDSQSNDSSDSDSSSSQSDDVDQETFLLDEPLERTTSASHANSAAQAPRSMQWAVRNTPSQRATGSAPPSSSTPAASSTGLIYIDPTNLRRSSAISTSAAAAAAALEASNSSSYLTSASSLARAYSIVIRQISDLMSLIPKYNHLVYSQYPAAVKLTYQDAVSLQNYVEEKLIPTWNWMVSIMDSTEAQLRYGSALSSAGDPGHPSHPLHASQNSARRERMTAREEPSLRTLEGRRRAATLLTARQGMMTARGDFLNYALSLMRSHNDEHSDVLPVLDVCSLKHVAYVFQALIYWIKAMNQQTTLDTPQIDRKRNREILELGLDNEDSEHENDEDTNQSSTLQDKDEDPVPAETGQNHPFFRRSDSMTFLGCIPPNPFDVPLAEAIPLADQPHLLQPNARKEDLFGRPSQGLYSSSSYMATKGLAEASMDRNCLEILPTKMSYSANLKNVMSMETGQRSTENQSLSQQEMEASKPGPSPHDLAAQLKSSLLAEIGLTESDGPPLPSFRPHCSFMGMMISHDMLLGRWRLSLELFGRVFMEDVGAEPGSILTELGGFEVKESKFRREMEKLRNLQSRDLALEVDRDRDQLIQQTMRQLNTHFGRRCTTTPMAVHRVKVTFKDEPGEGSGVARSFYTAIALALLSNDKLPNLDCVQSVSKGMQASSTCHHDYNSNLMQRLRNRDRERERRSGGLRAGSRRDRDRDSRRQLSIDTRPFRPSSEGNPSDEPDPLPAHRQALGERLYPRVHAMQPAFASKITGMLLELSPAQLLLLLASEDSLRARVEEAMELLIAHGRENGADSILDLGLLDAPEKTQQQENRKRHGSTRSVVDMELDDPDDGDDNAPLFYQPGKRGFYSPRPGKNTEARLNCFRNIGRILGLCLLQNELCPITLNRHVIKVLLGRKVNWHDFAFFDPVMYESLRQLIRHSQAGEADAVFAAMDLAFAIDLCKEEGAGQVELLSGGVNMPVTPLNVYEYVRKYAEHRMLVVAEQPLHAMRKGLLDVLPKNALEDLTAEDFRLLVNGCGEVNVQMLISFTSFNDESGENADKLLQFKRWFWSIVEKMSMTERQDLVYFWTSSPSLPASEEGFQPMPSITIRPPDDQHLPTANTCISRLYVPLYSSKQILKQKLLLAIKTKNFGFV from the exons GCTTCGTGAAGTCTCAGAAAAACTCAACAAATACAGCTACAATAG TCATCCACACCTTAGTTTGCTGGAGCAGGCCCCGCTGAAACAGTGTGTTGTTGGTCCAAACCATGCTGGATTTCTTCTTGAG gATGGACGTGTGTGTAGAATCAGCTTTGCTGTCCAGCCGGATCGTCTGGAGCTCAGCAAACCGGATGGCAACGATGG TTCAAAGTTGAGCAGTGGTTCAGGGACAGGAAGGAGCTCCAGGCCAGGCAGGACTAGTGATCCTCCCTGGTTCCTGTCTGGTTCTGACACACTGGGCAGACTGGCAGGCAACACCCTTGG GAGTCGCTGGAGCTCTGGAGTAAATGGAggcagtggaggaggtggaagtGGAGGTGGAGCAGGGGGAGGTGGAGCAGGAGGTGGCAGCAGCGGTGGAGGGGGGAGTGGAGGAGCAAGTGGAGGCGGAGGCACTTCAGGCAGGTCTTCAACAGCGGCTCGCGATTCCCGCCGACAGACCAGAGTGATTCGTACTGGAAGGGACCGTGGTTCTGGCCTTCTGGGTAGCCAGCCACAGCCAGTCATACCAGCTTCTGTCATCCCTGAAGAACTCATCACTCAG GCCCAAGTAGTCCTTCAGGGTAAGTCGAGGAGTGTGATCATTAGGGAGCTCCAGAGGACCAACCTGGATGTCAACCTCGCCGTCAACAACCTGCTGAGCCgggatgatgaagatggagatGATGGGGATGATACGGCCAGCGAGTCCTACCTCCCTGGAG AGGACCTGATGTCACTGTTGGATGCAGACATTCACTCTGCCCATCCCAGTGTGATTATTGATGCTGATGCCATGTTCTCAGAGGACATCAGCTATTTTGGCTACCCCTCTTTTAGACGTTCCTCACTGTCTCGCCTGGGATCCTCCAGAG TTCTCCTTCTTCCCCTAGAGCGTGACTCAGAGCTGTTACGTGAACGAGAATCTGTGTTGAGGTTACGCGAGCGCCGGTGGCTAGATGGGGCATCGTTTGACACAGAGCGAGGCTCCACCAGCCGCGAGGGTGAGCCTAGCTTGGACAAGAAGAGCATCCCAGTCCAGAGTCCTGTCTCCCTGGGAGAGGAGCTCCAGTGGTGGCCTGACAAG GATGGTGTGAAGTTTGTGAGCATTGGAGCCATGTTTTCAGAGCTGGTGGCTGTCAGTTCAAAAGGAGAGCTTTATCAGTGGAAGTGGAGCGAACCTGAACCCTACAGGAATGCACAG aatccttcCATTCATCATCCACGTGTGTCATTCCTGGGTGTGGCCAATGAGAAGATCACCTTATTGTCTGCCAATAGCATCAGAGCCACCATAGCTACAGAAACCAACAAG GTTGCAACCTGGGTGGATGACACACTGAGCACTGTGGCCTCTAAGCTGGAGCACAGTGCTCAGGCTTTCCCCGAACTGCAGGGCGAACGCATGGTGTCACTGCACTGCTGTGCCCTCTACACGTGTGCACAGCTGGAGAATAGCCTCTATTGGTG GGGTGTTGTGCCTTTTAGTCAACGGAAGAAGATGCTTGAAAAGGCTAGAGCCAAGAACAAAAAGCCAAAGTCCAGTGCTGGCATCTCCTCAATACCCAACATCACTGTGGGAACACAG GTTTGCTTGAGGAATAACCCCCTCTACCATGCTGGTGCAGTGGCCTTTTCTGTCAGTGCTGGGATTCCTAAAGTGGGGGTCCTTCTGGAGTCTGTCTGGAACATGAATGACAGCTGCAGGTTCCAGCTGCGCTCTCCAGAGAGCCTCAAGAACATGGAGAAGACCACTAAGACCCAGGAAATCAa GACTGAGAGCAAGCCAGAGCTGGTGAAGACTGAGATGggtcctcctccctccccagcCTCTACCTGCAGTGATACCTCCTCTATTGCTAGCAGTGCCTCACTTCCCTACA AGCGAAGGCGTTCTACCCCTGCCccgaaggaggaggagaaggtgaaTGAAGAGCAGTGGCCTCTCAGAGAGGTGGTGTTTGTGGAGGATGTTAAAAATGTCCCGGTGGGAAAG GTACTTAAAGTGGATGGTGCATATGTTGCCGTGAAGTTTCCAGGGACATCAAGTAGCATGAGTAATCAGACTGCTGCCACTCCCACTGACTCAGACCCGTCATCGCTGTTGCAGGACTGTAGACTACTCAGAATAGATGAGCTCCAG GTGGTTAAAACCGGTGGGACTCCTAAGGTTCCTGATTGTTTCCAGCGCACACCTAAAAAGCTCTGCATTCCAGAAAAGGCTGAGATTCTGGCTGTGAATGTTGACTCCAAAG GAGTTCACGCAGTGTTGAAAACTGGTAACTGGGTAAGGTACTGTATCTTTGACCTGGCTACAGGCAAAGCTGAGCAGGAGAATAACTTCCCTACCAGTAACCTGGCCTTCTTGGGACAGAGTGAGCGCAATGTGGCTATCTATACTGCAGGACAA GAGTCTCCAATTATCCTCCGAGATGGAAATGGCACAATCTACCCTATGGCCAAAGACTGCATGGGTGGAATTCGAGATCCTGATTGGCTGGACCTGCCACCAATAAATAGCCTGGGAATGGGGGTGCACTCTTTGGCCAACCTCCCGTCAAACTCCACTATTAAAAAGAAagctgctattattattatggctgTGGAg AAACAGACGCTGATGCAGCATGTACTGCGCTGTGACTATGAGGCGTGTCGACAGTACCTGGTGAACCTTGAGCAGGCGTTCCTGTTGGATCAGGGCAACCAGGTACTTGGAGCACTTCTGGGCCACCGTTGTGATGGAAACCGCAACATTCTCCACGCTGCCGTCTCTGTTTGCTTCCCTGTTAGTAATAAGGAGACAAAAGAGGAGGAAG aagctgaaaggtcagagagaaacacatttgCAGAGCGCCTGTCAGCTGTGGAGGCCATTGCCAATGCCATCTCTGTTGTTTCAAGCAACAGCTCTGGAAATAGGACTGGCTCTTCCAGCAGCAGAGG GCTTCGTCTGAGGGAGATGATGCGGAGGTCTCTGAGAGCTGCAGGTCTTGGTCGCCATGAGTCCGGCCCGTCCTCCAGTGACCACCAGGATCCGGTGTCGCCACCTATTGCCCCACCAAGTTGGGTCCCTGACCCCCCACCCATGGACCCTG ATGGTGACATTGACTTCATTCTAGCACCAGCTGTGGGTTCCCTCACTACTGCCTCTACTGGGACTAGCCAGGGGCCCAGCACCTCCACCATACCAG GGCCTTCCACTGAACCATCTGTGGTTGAATCTAAAGACAGAAAAGCCAACGCACATCTTATCCTCAAGCTGATGTGTGATAGTGTTGTTCTGAGGCCACATCTACGGGAGCTGCTTTCTGCAAA GGATGCCCGTGGAATGACTCCGTTCATGCTGGCTGTCAGTGGGCGAGCCTACCCAGCAGCCATCACTGTTCTTGAGGCTGCTCAGAAAATGGCCAAGG TGGGTGACCCAGGCATTACAGAGAAGGAGGATGCGGACTCTGTGTTCATGGAAATGATTTGTCCCTCTGGGACCAACCCAGACGACTCGCCTCTGTATGTTCTTTGCTGCAATGACACCTGCAGTTTCACTTGGACCGGAGCTGAGCACATTAACCAG GATATCTTTGAGTGTCGGACCTGCGGTTTGCTGGactccctctgctgctgtacTGAGTGTGCAAGGGTGTGTCACAAAGGACATGACTGCAA GCTAAAGAGGACATCTCCCACAGCATACTGTGACTGTTGGGAGAAATGTAAGTGTAAAACACTGATCGCCGGCCAAAAGGCTGCTCGCCTCGATCTGCTGTACAGATTACTCACAGCAACTAACCTAGTCACAACACCAAACAGCAG gGGAGAGCATATATTACTGTTCCTGGTACAGACTGTTGCTAGGCAAAGTGTTGAGCACTGTCAATACAGACCACCACGAATCAGAGAGGACAGAAACCGCAAGGCTGCTAATGCAGAAG ACTCTGACATGCCAGACCATGATCTAGAACCACCCCGCTTTGCTCAGCTGGCTCTGGAGAGGGTTCTGCAGGATTGGAATGCCCTTAAGTCTATGATTATGTTTGGTTCTCAAGAGAATAAAGACCC ACTTAGTGCCAGCAGCAGAATTGCCCACCTTTTGCCTGAAGAGCAGGTCTACTTGAACCAGCAGAGTGGCACTATTCGCCTTGACTGTTTCACCCATTGCCTCATTGTCAAGTGTGCCCCCGACATTACT TTCATAGACACTTTATTGGGCACTCTGGTGAAGGAGCTGCAGAATAAGTACACTCCTGGCCGGAGAGAGGAGGCAGTAATTGTCACCAGAAGGTTTCTTCGCTCTGTAGCCAGAGTGTTCGTCATCCTCAGTGTGGAGATGGCTTcttctaaaaagaaaaa CAACTTCATCCCACAGCCCATTGGAAAATGTCGGCGAGTTTTTCAGGCACTCTTACCATATGCTGTGGAGGAGCTGTGCAATGTAGCAGAGTCATTGATCGTTCCTGTGCGAATGGGTATTGCAAGACCTACAGCTCCTTTCACTTTAGCCAGCACCAGCATTGATGCTGTTCAGGGCAGTGAGGAGCTCTTCTCTGTTGAACCTCTACCTCCAAGACCCTCACCTGATCAGTCAAGCAG TTCCAGCCAGACAGCTGCGTCTTATATTATCAGGAACCCTCAACCTCGACGCAGCAGCCAGTCCCAGCCTGTCAGAGGCAGAGACGAGGAACAGGATGACATTGTATCAGCAGATGTGGAAGAG GTTGAAGTTGTAGAGGGCGTAGCAGGGGAGGAAGACCATCATGACGACCAAGAGGAACAGGGAGAGGAAAATGCTGAAGCAGAAGGGCAACATGATGAACACGATGAGGATG gaAGTGACATGGAGCTTGATCTGCTAGCTGCAGCTGAGACGGAGAGTGACAGTGAAAGTAACCACAGTAATCAGGATAATGCTAGTGGCCGCAGAAGTGTTGTCACAGCAGCAACTGCTGGCTCTGAAGCAG GTGCCAGCAGTGTCCCTGCCTTCTTTTCAGAGGATGACTCCCAGTCCAATGACTCCAGTGACTCTGACAGCAGTAGTAGTCAGAGCGATGATGTCGACCAGGAAACCTTTCTCTTGGACGAACCACTGGAAAGAACGACCAGCGCTTCACATGCCAACAGTGCAGCCCAGGCTCCCCGTTCCATGCAATGGGCTGTAAGAAACACACCCAGCCAGAGGGCCACAGGAAGTGCCCCCCCAAGCTCCTCAACACCAGCGG CAAGTTCCACAGGCCTGATCTACATTGACCCTACAAACCTGCGTCGCTCCAGTGCGATCAGCAccagtgctgcagcagcagcggctgcaCTGGAGGCCAGCAACTCCAGCAGTTATCTGACATCTGCCAGCAGCCTGGCTCGGGCCTACAGCATTGTCATCCGGCAGATCTCAGATCTTATGAGTCTAATTCCCAAGTACAACCACCTAGTCTACTCACAGTATCCTGCTGCTGTAAAGCTCACCTACCAGGATGCAGTCAGCTTACAG AACTATGTGGAAGAAAAACTGATTCCCACCTGGAACTGGATGGTGTCCATCATGGATTCCACTGAAGCTCAGCTGCGATATGGATCAGCCCTGTCATCTGCTGGAGACCCTGGTCACCCCAGTCACCCACTTCATGCCTCTCAGAACTCTGCGCGTAGGGAACGCATGACTGCTAGAGAGGAGCCCAGTCTCCGCACCCTGGAAGGACGCAG gaGAGCAGCCACTCTGCTGACTGCTCGCCAAGGCATGATGACGGCACGAGGCGATTTCCTAAATTACGCCCTCTCACTGATGCGCTCACACAATGATGAGCATTCTGACGTGCTTCCTGTGCTGGACGTGTGCTCACTCAAGCATGTGGCCTACGTCTTCCAGGCTCTTATCTACTGGATTAAGGCCATGAACCAGCAGACCACACTTGACACCCCCCAGATAGATAGAAAAAG aaACCGAGAAATCTTGGAACTGGGTTTGGACAATGAAGATTCTGAACATGAGAACGATGAGGACACCAATCAAA GTTCAACTCTACAGGACAAGGATGAGGACCCTGTACCAGCTGAAACGGGTCAGAACCACCCCTTCTTCCGTCGATCTGACTCTATGACTTTCCTGGGCTGTATCCCACCCAACCCCTTTGATGTTCCCTTGGCTGAGGCAATTCCACTGGCGGACCAGCCTCACCTCCTACAG CCTAATGCGAGGAAGGAGGATCTGTTTGGTCGTCCCTCCCAGGGCTtgtactcctcctcctcctacatgGCAACCAAAGGTCTGGCTGAGGCGAGCATGGACAGGAACTGCCTGGAG ATCCTGCCCACGAAGATGTCTTACTCGGCCAACCTGAAGAATGTGATGAGTATGGAAACTGGCCAGCGGAGCACCGAGAACCAGTCACTTTCACAGCAGGAGATGGAGGCCTCAAAACCAGGCCCATCACCACATGACCTTGCTGCCCAGCTAAAGAGCAGCCTGCTCGCCGAGATTGGCCTTACTGAGAGTGATGGGCCTCCTCTGCCATCATTCAG ACCTCACTGTAGTTTCATGGGGATGATGATCTCACATGACATGCTACTTGGCCGCTGGCGTCTGTCACTGGAGCTCTTTGGTCGTGTCTTTATGGAAGATGTGGGAGCCGAGCCCGGATCG ATCCTCACTGAGCTGGGTGGCTTCGAAGTAAAGGAATCAAAGTTCCGTCGGGAGATGGAGAAGCTGAGGAACTTGCAGTCACGTGACCTGGCCCTTGAGGTAGACCGTGATCGTGACCAGCTAATACAGCAGACTATGCGTCAGCTAAATACGCACTTTGGCAGACGTTGCACAACCACACCCATGGCTGTACACCGGGTGAAGGTCACCTTTAAAGACGAGCCAGGCGAAGGGAGCGGTGTGGCCCGAAGCTTCTACACAGCGATCGCTCTGGCCCTCCTCTCCAATGATAAGTTGCCCAACCTGGACTGTGTTCAGAGTGTCAGTAAGGGCATGCAGGCCAGCAGTACGTGTCATCACGATTACAATTCAA ATCTAATGCAGCGTTTGAGGAACAGAGatcgagaaagagagaggcgaAGTGGAGGACTTCGAGCAGGATCTCGAAGAGACCGAGACAG AGACTCAAGGCGGCAACTGTCCATAGACACGAGACCTTTCCGGCCATCGTCAGAGGGGAACCCCAGTGATGAGCCTGACCCTCTGCCTGCACACAGACAAGCCCTCGGGGAAAGGCTCTACCCACGTGTTCATGCAATGCAGCCG GCGTTTGCCAGTAAAATCACAGGCATGTTGCTGGAGTTGTCCCCTgcacaactgctgctgctgctggccagTGAGGATTCGCTGAGAGCCAGAGTTGAAGAGGCAATGGAGCTTCTAATTGCACATGGAAG GGAAAATGGTGCAGACAGTATATTGGACTTGGGTCTCCTTGATGctccagagaaaacacaa CAGCAGGAGAACCGTAAGCGTCATGGTTCGACCCGCAGTGTGGTGGACATGGAATTGGATGATCCAGATGATGGAGACGACAATGCTCCTCTCTTTTACCAGCCTGGGAAACGAGGCTTCTACTCTCCGCGACCGGGCAAGAACACAGAGGCCAGACTCAACTGCTTCCGAAACATTGGAAG aATACTGGGGTTATGTCTCTTGCAGAATGAACTCTGCCCTATCACGTTGAACAGACACGTAATCAAAGTTTTGCTTGGGAGGAAG GTGAACTGGCATGACTTTGCGTTCTTTGACCCTGTCATGTATGAAAGTCTGCGGCAGCTCATCCGTCATTCACAAGCAGGAGAAGCAGATGCAGTGTTTGCTGCCATGGACTTGGCCTTTGCCATTGACCTCTGCAAAGAGGAAGGGGCTGGACAG GTGGAGCTTTTGTCTGGTGGGGTTAATATGCCAGTAACTCCCCTCAATGTGTACGAGTATGTGCGGAAGTATGCAGAGCACAGAATGCTAGTGGTGGCTGAACAGCCTCTCCAT GCAATGAGGAAGGGTTTGCTGGACGTACTTCCCAAGAATGCACTGGAGGACCTGACGGCTGAGGACTTTAGGCTGCTGGTCAACGGCTGTGGAGAGGTCAACGTCCAAATGCTCATCAGCTTCACCTCCTTCAACGATGAGTCTG GGGAAAATGCAGACAAACTATTGCAGTTTAAACGCTGGTTTTGGTCCATAGTGGAGAAGATGAGTATGACTGAGAGGCAAGATCTA GTGTACTTCTGGACCTCCAGTCCATCTCTTCCAGCTAGCGAGGAAGGCTTCCAGCCGATGCCCTCCATCACCATCCGGCCTCCAGATGACCAGCACCTCCCCACAGCCAATACTTGCATCTCGCGTCTCTACGTGCCACTCTATTCTTCAAAACAGATACTCAAACAGAAACTCCTGCTAGCCATTAAGACCAAGAATTTTGGTTTTGTGTAG